The Armatimonadota bacterium DNA window GCTGATGAAGAGGTGGCCGCTCTGCGTCGGCCCGCGCCAAGCCACGCTTGTCCGCCGCCAGGTGAGATATTCCATGATTGCCTCGACCACCTCAGGTGTTAACGGCACCACCCGCTCCTTGTTACCTTTGCCGCGCACGCGCAGTTGGCAATACTCCAGGTCACCCTGATCCAGCACGATGCCGGCAGCCTCGCTGCGGCGCAAGCCGGTTGAAAGCAAGAGCAGGACCAATAGCCTGCGGTCAGGAGTCTGTGCCGCCGCCAGCAGTTGGTGCACCTGCTCGGCGGACAGCACGGTGGGCAGATTCCTCGCCACCTTGGGTAGAGGCAGTCTGCGGGCAGGGTTGCCCTGGCAATGGCCCATGTGGCTCTGCCATCCCGTTGGGAGGGCAACGCCATCTCAGAGGGATCCTGGAGGAAGGAGAAGAACGACGAGAGGCAGCCATACTTGCGGCGGATCGTGAGCGGCTTCATACCGGTTAGCTTCAGCCCCCAGGCGACCACCTGCGGGCGGGTGATCTCCGCGGGCGCGGGCACGCGGCCTCCCTGCTCAAGCAGGAACTCCTGGAACTCGCGCAGGTCAATGCGATAGGCCCCGACCGTCCACGGCGAGTAGTGGCGGTAGCCCTGCAGGTACGACAGAAACTTCGAAACCGCGGCGTCGAAGGCGCTGCCCTCCTCGGCCCCTGTATTCTGCTCAGATGCGTCCGGAAAGTCCGGATTCTCCGCCGCCTGCGTGACCATGCGTGACCTCTCCTGTAACCCACGTTCTGTCGCCTACATAGGTCACTCGAAGCCAGCCAGAAGTCAAGCGAGATTCGAGGCAATCC harbors:
- a CDS encoding tyrosine-type recombinase/integrase — its product is MGHCQGNPARRLPLPKVARNLPTVLSAEQVHQLLAAAQTPDRRLLVLLLLSTGLRRSEAAGIVLDQGDLEYCQLRVRGKGNKERVVPLTPEVVEAIMEYLTWRRTSVAWRGPTQSGHLFISQMWGQPINGARIHRIVRRLVERAGLAGQRITVHKWLSRAATAMAAWRPSHSATPSPPTSCATAWTSAPSKNSSATPTSKLPPTISTPTPAPKRRRWG